The Candidatus Dormiibacterota bacterium genome has a window encoding:
- a CDS encoding alginate lyase family protein, whose amino-acid sequence MRLQRLLGIGMGGLAERGRQEGRKWLERRGLARPEPMRSFTDEHRLERFRKVSAVRFFAGAMTRATPFFLAARMPEARTRALRTASDLWKGRFDLLGYRGLSFGDPVDWHLDPVSGRRAPLVHWSLIDPLDARAVGDSKVVWELNRHQWLVRLGQAFRLTGDDRFAEAFALHVRDWLKANPEGIGINWTSSLEAALRLISWCWALCLFRGAPALTNGLFTQMLSSIRAHATHVERYLSRSYSPNTHLTGEALGLFYAGTLFPGLRDAPRWGQLGARILLEESGRQILPDGVYFERSTCYQRYTVEIYLHFLILARRSGLDLPEVLEQRVCRMLDVLLALRRPDGAMPSIGDADGGWLLPLDERSPEDLRGVFSTAAALFERADYAWAAAGAAPETLWLLGRAGIEAFEAMTPEPPAVNPSRLFPEGGYAVMRSGWSPRDHQLIFDVGPLGCPISAGHGHADLLGIQCAAFGKPFLTDPGTYGYTAEPEWRDFFRGTAAHSTVIVDGRPQAEAAGPFAWKERPAARLRRFFTSDDVDFADAEHDAYGRLSDPVRHRRRLLFVKPRFFIIVDDLDGREEHRVELRFQFGPMVVTVDPELWARAYGPGRHDLRIRPLATVPLSGEVREGETGPIQGWVSPDYGRRLAAPVLIYRAVTRLPVRIVTLLLPCDRPSEPLPSVLPLLRDGRLAGLRLDSSGESFRFDDDDFVVERS is encoded by the coding sequence ATGAGACTGCAGCGTCTGCTCGGCATCGGGATGGGCGGCCTCGCCGAGCGCGGCCGCCAGGAGGGGCGCAAGTGGCTGGAGCGGCGGGGCCTGGCGCGTCCGGAGCCCATGCGGTCCTTCACGGACGAGCATCGCCTCGAGCGCTTCCGCAAGGTGAGCGCGGTGCGGTTCTTCGCCGGGGCGATGACCCGCGCGACGCCGTTCTTCCTGGCAGCCCGGATGCCGGAAGCCCGGACACGCGCGCTCCGAACCGCCTCAGATCTCTGGAAGGGGCGCTTCGATCTGCTCGGGTACCGCGGTCTCTCGTTCGGCGATCCGGTGGACTGGCACCTCGACCCGGTCTCGGGGCGACGCGCCCCGCTGGTCCACTGGAGCCTGATCGATCCGCTCGATGCCCGGGCGGTCGGGGACAGCAAGGTGGTCTGGGAGCTCAACCGTCACCAGTGGCTGGTCCGCCTGGGGCAGGCGTTCCGTCTCACGGGGGACGACCGCTTCGCCGAGGCGTTCGCGCTTCACGTGCGCGACTGGCTCAAGGCCAACCCGGAGGGGATCGGAATCAACTGGACGAGCAGCCTGGAGGCGGCCCTGCGCCTGATCTCCTGGTGCTGGGCCCTCTGTCTGTTCCGGGGCGCGCCGGCGCTCACGAACGGGTTGTTCACGCAGATGCTCTCCTCCATCCGGGCGCACGCCACGCACGTGGAACGGTACCTGTCGCGATCGTACTCGCCCAACACGCACCTCACCGGCGAGGCGCTCGGCCTGTTCTACGCCGGCACCCTCTTCCCGGGCCTGCGCGACGCCCCGCGCTGGGGACAGCTGGGCGCGCGGATTCTGCTGGAGGAGAGCGGGCGGCAGATTCTTCCCGACGGTGTGTATTTCGAGCGCTCCACCTGCTACCAGCGCTACACCGTGGAGATCTACCTGCATTTCCTGATCCTGGCGCGCCGCAGCGGCCTGGATCTGCCCGAGGTCCTGGAACAGCGGGTCTGCCGCATGCTCGACGTCCTGCTGGCGCTGCGGCGCCCCGACGGAGCGATGCCTTCGATCGGTGACGCCGATGGCGGCTGGCTGTTGCCTCTCGACGAGAGGAGTCCCGAGGATCTTCGCGGGGTGTTCTCGACCGCGGCGGCCCTGTTCGAGCGGGCCGACTACGCCTGGGCGGCCGCCGGAGCGGCCCCCGAGACGCTGTGGCTGCTCGGGCGGGCCGGGATCGAAGCCTTCGAGGCGATGACGCCTGAACCGCCGGCCGTGAACCCCTCCCGCCTGTTCCCCGAAGGCGGGTACGCGGTGATGCGCAGCGGCTGGTCGCCCCGGGACCATCAGCTCATCTTCGACGTCGGTCCGCTCGGCTGTCCCATCAGCGCGGGGCACGGGCACGCCGACCTGCTCGGAATCCAGTGCGCCGCGTTCGGCAAGCCGTTCCTGACGGACCCCGGCACCTACGGGTATACCGCCGAGCCGGAGTGGCGCGATTTCTTCCGCGGTACCGCGGCCCACAGCACCGTGATCGTCGATGGCCGGCCCCAGGCCGAGGCGGCGGGGCCGTTCGCCTGGAAGGAGAGGCCCGCGGCGCGCCTGCGCCGCTTCTTCACCTCGGACGACGTCGATTTCGCCGACGCCGAGCACGACGCCTACGGCCGTCTGTCCGATCCGGTGAGGCACCGCCGCCGTCTGCTGTTCGTCAAGCCGCGGTTCTTCATCATCGTGGACGACCTCGACGGCCGGGAGGAGCACCGGGTCGAGCTCCGATTCCAGTTCGGCCCGATGGTCGTGACGGTCGATCCGGAGCTGTGGGCGCGGGCGTACGGACCGGGGCGCCACGATCTCAGGATCCGCCCCCTGGCGACAGTCCCGCTCTCCGGCGAGGTGCGCGAGGGGGAGACCGGGCCGATCCAGGGGTGGGTGTCGCCGGACTACGGCCGCCGCCTGGCGGCTCCCGTCCTGATCTACCGGGCCGTGACGCGCCTGCCGGTGCGGATCGTCACCCTCCTTCTGCCGTGCGATCGACCGTCCGAGCCTCTCCCTTCCGTGCTCCCGCTCCTCCGGGACGGCCGCCTGGCCGGCCTCCGCCTCGACTCGTCGGGAGAGTCCTTCCGCTTCGACGACGACGATTTCGTCGTGGAGAGGTCCTAG
- the asnB gene encoding asparagine synthase (glutamine-hydrolyzing) — translation MCGIVGIVRFDPRERVDASRLKRMADALRHRGPDGSGQWIEGPIGLGHRRLAIMDVAGGAQPMTNEDGSLVIVHNGETYNHPVLRPLLEAKGHRYRTRSDTETILHLYEDEAEGCVERLRGMFAFALWDRREGRLLLARDRLGIKPLYYALTDSELLFASEIKAILAAGSVRAALDEAVLPEFLATRFVSGEETFFRGVRKLLPGRTLTWSLERGFGGRRYWSLPAPREPAGGGLQEEAVRVRDRLEEAVRVHLMSDVPVGLFLSGGIDSSAIAALAARLAGRPLRTFAVGFAEKDADELAYARLAARSVGAVHREVVMSAGEFFHALPRLVWHEDEPIAFPSSVPLHFVSRLAAEHVKVVLTGEGADELFLGYNRYRVTRWNERLGAAYGALVPPILRDAAGRLVTTLPRPARRYASRTFLAFGSGPRESFFENFAVFPEARLKTLLLDRGPLDARDPYAVGLRCYGETAGSSLQKMSHADLQTYLVELLMKQDQMSMAASIESRVPYLDHEFVEYIASLPPDLKIRGLRTKAILREAVRGLVPREILTRRKMGFPVPVGLWFRGPFAPLVGDLVLGPRALGRGLFDRSEVERLYAEHRSGSARHADRLWLLINLEIWQRIFIDGEDPADMMSAASEPAARIASPGLAMAAGAAGRRHP, via the coding sequence ATGTGCGGGATCGTCGGAATCGTCCGGTTCGACCCCCGCGAAAGGGTGGATGCCAGCCGACTGAAGAGGATGGCCGACGCGCTCCGGCACCGGGGGCCGGACGGGTCGGGACAGTGGATCGAAGGACCGATCGGGCTCGGGCACCGTCGTCTGGCGATCATGGACGTCGCCGGCGGCGCCCAGCCGATGACCAACGAGGACGGCTCGCTCGTCATCGTGCACAACGGCGAGACCTACAACCACCCGGTCCTGCGGCCGCTCCTCGAGGCGAAAGGACACCGCTACCGCACCCGCAGCGACACCGAGACCATCCTGCATCTCTACGAAGACGAAGCGGAAGGGTGCGTCGAGCGACTGCGCGGCATGTTCGCCTTCGCGCTCTGGGACCGCCGGGAGGGGCGGCTGCTCCTGGCGCGCGATCGCCTCGGGATCAAGCCGCTCTACTACGCCCTGACCGACTCCGAGCTGCTGTTCGCCTCGGAGATCAAGGCGATCCTGGCCGCGGGCTCGGTGCGGGCCGCGCTCGACGAAGCGGTCCTCCCCGAGTTCCTGGCGACCCGCTTCGTCTCCGGCGAGGAGACCTTCTTCCGCGGCGTGCGCAAGCTGCTGCCCGGGAGGACGCTGACCTGGTCCCTCGAGCGCGGGTTCGGAGGGCGCCGCTACTGGAGCCTGCCCGCGCCGCGGGAGCCGGCCGGCGGCGGACTTCAGGAAGAGGCCGTGAGAGTGCGGGATCGGCTCGAGGAGGCCGTGAGAGTCCACCTCATGAGCGACGTCCCCGTGGGCCTCTTCCTGTCCGGCGGGATCGATTCCTCGGCCATCGCGGCGCTGGCGGCGAGGCTGGCCGGCCGCCCGCTCCGCACCTTCGCGGTCGGCTTCGCCGAGAAGGATGCCGACGAGCTGGCGTACGCGCGGCTCGCGGCGCGCTCCGTCGGCGCTGTGCACCGCGAGGTGGTCATGTCCGCCGGGGAATTCTTCCACGCCCTGCCGCGCCTCGTCTGGCACGAGGACGAGCCGATCGCCTTTCCCTCGAGCGTTCCGCTTCACTTCGTTTCCCGGCTGGCGGCGGAGCACGTCAAGGTGGTGCTGACGGGAGAAGGGGCGGACGAGCTCTTCCTCGGCTATAACCGCTACCGGGTCACGCGCTGGAACGAGCGTCTGGGCGCGGCCTACGGCGCGCTGGTGCCCCCGATCCTGAGGGACGCCGCGGGACGCCTCGTCACGACGCTGCCACGGCCGGCCCGCCGGTACGCCTCGCGGACATTCCTGGCGTTCGGGTCCGGCCCGCGAGAGTCGTTCTTCGAGAACTTCGCGGTGTTTCCCGAGGCGCGGCTCAAGACGCTCCTTCTGGACCGCGGCCCGCTCGACGCCCGCGACCCGTATGCCGTCGGGTTGCGCTGCTACGGGGAGACCGCCGGCTCCTCGCTCCAGAAGATGAGCCACGCCGACCTCCAGACTTACCTGGTCGAGCTCCTCATGAAGCAGGACCAGATGAGCATGGCGGCCTCGATCGAGAGCCGCGTCCCCTACCTGGACCACGAGTTCGTCGAGTACATCGCGTCCCTGCCGCCCGATCTCAAGATCCGCGGCCTGCGGACCAAGGCGATCCTGAGGGAGGCGGTCCGGGGGCTGGTGCCGCGCGAGATCCTGACGCGGAGGAAGATGGGCTTCCCGGTCCCGGTCGGTCTCTGGTTCCGCGGGCCGTTCGCGCCGCTCGTCGGCGATCTCGTCCTGGGACCCCGCGCCCTCGGCCGCGGTCTCTTCGATCGATCCGAGGTCGAGCGTCTTTACGCCGAGCACCGCTCCGGGTCGGCGCGGCACGCCGACAGGCTGTGGCTCCTGATCAACCTGGAAATCTGGCAGCGAATCTTCATCGATGGTGAGGACCCCGCCGACATGATGTCGGCCGCGAGCGAGCCCGCGGCCAGGATCGCGTCGCCTGGTCTTGCAATGGCCGCGGGGGCGGCCGGGAGGCGTCACCCATGA
- a CDS encoding polysaccharide deacetylase family protein has product MIDTLRSCAETLFFRLERAVTAALYPWCLLRRRLGERPRVPILLYHQVGRPVEGVPACADCVSPDRFERQILAILDAGYEVIPLSSLVRALRDGRTPLPARSVVLTFDDGFRGQFVNAYPVLRRHRLPATLFVVPGYVGRYSFYRHLGVEDAPAARGGTPPLAWLPLSWDEVEDMHRHGVEVGSHSMSHRSLGRLSGAEAEFEARRSREILAERLGAPIDLFAYPFGSQAYKDFDQSLEEMLRGMEYDGACTTVIGRCAPGVDLYALPRIPMEEADTPFRVRCKLAGAYDWVGTVKSICQRLVARRDRVDAGLPFDETSGLGAGFTRT; this is encoded by the coding sequence ATGATCGATACCTTGAGGTCCTGCGCCGAGACCTTGTTCTTCCGCCTGGAGCGCGCCGTCACGGCGGCGCTCTATCCGTGGTGCCTGCTGCGCCGCCGCCTGGGAGAGCGGCCCCGCGTCCCGATCCTCTTGTATCACCAGGTCGGCCGTCCCGTGGAGGGGGTGCCGGCCTGCGCCGACTGCGTCTCCCCGGACCGGTTCGAGCGGCAGATCCTCGCCATCCTCGACGCCGGCTACGAGGTCATCCCGCTCTCGTCCCTGGTCCGGGCGCTCCGGGACGGGCGGACGCCGCTTCCCGCGCGCTCGGTCGTGCTGACCTTCGACGACGGTTTCCGGGGCCAGTTCGTGAACGCCTACCCGGTCCTGCGGCGCCATCGCCTGCCCGCCACTCTGTTCGTGGTCCCGGGTTATGTCGGACGGTACTCGTTCTACCGCCACCTCGGTGTCGAGGACGCCCCGGCCGCGCGCGGCGGCACGCCCCCGCTGGCCTGGCTGCCGCTGTCCTGGGATGAGGTCGAGGACATGCATCGGCACGGAGTCGAGGTCGGGTCGCATTCCATGTCGCATCGATCCCTGGGCCGGCTGTCCGGCGCGGAGGCGGAGTTCGAAGCCCGCAGATCGAGGGAGATCCTGGCGGAGCGGCTGGGAGCGCCGATCGATCTTTTCGCCTACCCGTTCGGATCACAGGCCTACAAGGATTTCGATCAGAGTCTCGAGGAGATGCTGCGCGGGATGGAGTACGACGGTGCGTGCACCACGGTGATCGGCCGGTGCGCTCCCGGGGTGGATCTCTACGCCCTGCCGCGCATCCCGATGGAGGAGGCCGATACTCCCTTCCGCGTGCGCTGCAAGCTCGCGGGGGCCTACGACTGGGTGGGCACGGTCAAGTCGATCTGCCAGCGCCTCGTGGCGCGGCGGGATCGGGTCGATGCCGGGCTGCCGTTCGATGAGACCTCCGGGCTGGGGGCCGGGTTCACACGGACATGA